In a genomic window of Thalassotalea piscium:
- a CDS encoding S10 family peptidase, whose amino-acid sequence MLFKQFFYPTFIYFCIFSSGVIQATEQNTDKEAATSIPEARQFISQHKGRFNGQNIEYTVTAGETYLRDKHGKETASIFTFAYTKKNTKGKTRPVTFIWNGGPGSASTWLHMGGFGPKRVHVPSDAKFPGNAPYPVLDTAESILDVSDLVFIDPVGTGFSRALGQHKGKEFWGLKEDAKSMASFIRTWITDNGRWNSPRFLLGESYGTTRAAAVAKILEQDLSVSLNGIVFISQALDYQGSSPYVPDNIISHITYLPTMAAAAVYHGKINPKPDNLSTFLAQARDFATDELMPALFKGNTISDATRSHIRDRLVHFTGLSPAYIEKANLRIGGFHFAKELLRDDGIAIGLLDARYTIDEADDLTAKPGYDASRSISSAYNAGLMSYIRSDLGVNWNRTYLAPADDELSDQWSWRTAPKNKAWEPTYVNTTHDLSKALRINPNLKVFVAAGYYDLVTPFFDAEYTLNRHNIKKEQIQYEYYHGGHMMYVHEPTRLDLLNDTRKFIQQQLK is encoded by the coding sequence ATGTTATTTAAACAATTTTTCTATCCCACCTTTATTTATTTTTGTATCTTTTCTAGCGGTGTTATTCAAGCCACAGAGCAAAACACTGATAAAGAAGCAGCAACGTCTATTCCAGAAGCCCGTCAATTTATTAGTCAACATAAAGGACGATTTAACGGCCAAAATATTGAGTATACGGTTACCGCAGGAGAAACTTATTTAAGAGATAAGCATGGTAAGGAAACTGCGAGTATCTTTACCTTCGCCTACACTAAAAAAAATACAAAAGGTAAAACCAGACCAGTAACCTTTATATGGAATGGAGGACCAGGCTCAGCATCAACTTGGCTGCATATGGGAGGTTTTGGCCCAAAACGAGTGCATGTGCCAAGCGATGCTAAATTTCCAGGTAATGCACCTTATCCAGTTCTAGATACCGCAGAGTCGATCCTTGATGTATCAGATCTTGTTTTTATCGACCCTGTAGGTACTGGTTTTTCTCGTGCGCTAGGGCAACATAAAGGTAAAGAGTTTTGGGGATTAAAAGAAGATGCTAAGTCGATGGCGAGCTTTATCCGAACATGGATTACCGATAACGGCCGATGGAACTCTCCCCGTTTCTTACTTGGAGAAAGCTATGGTACAACGCGTGCAGCAGCGGTAGCCAAAATATTAGAACAAGACTTATCGGTTAGCCTTAATGGGATTGTTTTTATCTCACAAGCCTTAGATTATCAAGGCTCTAGCCCGTATGTACCAGATAATATCATTTCTCATATTACTTATTTACCCACAATGGCGGCAGCGGCTGTTTATCATGGAAAAATTAATCCAAAGCCAGACAATTTATCGACTTTTCTCGCACAAGCTAGAGACTTTGCTACTGATGAGTTAATGCCTGCTTTATTCAAAGGTAATACCATCAGCGATGCAACTAGAAGTCATATTCGTGATCGATTAGTTCACTTCACGGGGCTGTCTCCAGCTTATATTGAAAAAGCTAACCTGCGCATTGGTGGATTTCATTTTGCCAAAGAACTGTTAAGAGATGATGGTATTGCCATTGGCTTGCTCGATGCACGTTACACCATAGATGAAGCTGATGATCTAACTGCTAAGCCAGGCTATGATGCTAGTCGTTCTATTTCATCTGCTTATAATGCCGGCTTGATGAGTTATATACGAAGCGATTTAGGCGTTAACTGGAACCGAACTTATTTAGCACCAGCAGACGATGAGTTATCAGATCAATGGAGTTGGCGCACTGCACCTAAAAATAAAGCTTGGGAGCCAACCTATGTCAATACCACACACGACTTATCAAAAGCTTTACGCATTAACCCTAATCTGAAAGTATTTGTTGCTGCTGGCTATTATGACTTAGTAACACCTTTCTTTGATGCCGAATATACTCTAAATCGCCACAACATTAAAAAAGAGCAAATTCAATATGAATATTACCATGGCGGTCATATGATGTATGTTCACGAACCCACAAGACTCGACTTATTAAATGACACCCGCAAGTTTATTCAA